A stretch of DNA from Candidatus Methylacidithermus pantelleriae:
ACCGATACCCATCCTGGTTCGCTATCAGCGACTGTCCGTCCGTGACCGTGACGTTAAAATTCGAACCGGTAACCTGGGCCTGCCCCTTCCAAACTGTAAGCCGAGTTGACCCGCTGTTTCCTTCTACATCCCATCGATAACGCCCAGGGGTTAAGAGGACTATAGCTGCGGACGGGGTATCGATCTCGATCGTCTCTCCTTCCCGCAGATGATGGAGCGTAACACACAAAAGCCCCTGCGGGAGGCGCAACTGAATGAACCGGTCCTCCAACGCAAGAAAATCCAATTCTGTGGAGGGACCGATCCGAATGGCGGTGGACCCTACATGGATCACGCACCGGCTTTGTTCGGCGCTCCATAATCGATCCCCGGTGGTCAGGGGGAGATTCCGGTAGGCAGGAGCCCATTGACTTTCACCTGCCCTTGCAAAACTGACCTGACCTCCGATTTGGCTAAGTCGTCCCACCCGGGTAGGAGGGTCAGCTATTACGCTGAAAACGAAAAAGGACTGCAATAGCCCGATAAGACCAAGGGCGATGGGGAGACGTCTCTTCATCTTCATCTTGGCTAGCGCCTCGAAAGGGTCTTCACAAAGTAAGCCCAGCTAGGACGAGCATGCCATTTTTTTGGAAAAAAATCGTTTCTTTTGCTCCCCATGCATGCGTCCTTTCGCCGATAGGGTGGAAACCGGAAGCTCTCCTGCAAGGGTATACCTGTATAAAACGACGCACGAAGCAAATGGAGCGTTTCTCTTTTTTGTGTCTGCCCTCTTGTGTGGGAGTTGATCACGGCTTGGAAGAGCTGGTAGCTCCCCCCTCCGAATTAGGTTGTTCTTCTTGGTTTCCGGTATCGCGAGGTGATGCAGTGACCGGATTGAGCTCCGAGATCGGTTCGTCACCGATAACACCGAGCTCTTGAAACCGTCGAGCTGACGGCAAAACACGCGTCTCTAACGATCCCACCGCGCGATTGAAAGATTCCACGGCCCGTTCGAGGGAACGGCCAAGGTCGCCGAAATGTTCAACAAACGTTTTAAGCCGGTCGTAAAGCTGGCGACCAAGTTCCGCGATCTTTTGGGCGTTTCGAGTTAATTCCTCCTGTTTCCATCCATACGCAATGGCTCGAAGGAGCGCAATGAAGGTAGCCGGTGTAGCGAGCACAACTTTCTGGGCGATGGCGGTTTCGACAAGATCCGGTTCCACCTCCAGAGCCGCCGAGAGGACCGCGTCATTGGGGACAAAAAGAACGACAAACTCCGGGCTGTTTGCCAGGGTTTGCCAGTAACCTTTTTCAGAAAGCGCCCGGATATGGTCCCGCAACTGGCGCGCGTGACGGCTCAGTGCTTCGGCTCGCGCCTCCTCACTTGTCTTGGAAAGACTATCCAGGTAGGCGTCCAAGGGGAGTTTGGCGTCCACCACCACTTCCCTTCCCGAAGGGAGAGAAATCACCATATCCGGCCGGAGTCTGTTCCCTGGCCCACCAAGGCTTGGCTGCTCGATATAATCACAATGGGCGGACATTCCGGCAAGTTCTGCCGCTCGCCGAAGAGTAAGCTCTCCCCATCGGCCGCGAACCTGCGGGCTGCGAAACGCGCTTACTAATTGATTGGTTTCTCGCCGTAGTTCGTCACTGACCGAGAGAAGCCTTCGCAGTTGTTCCTCAAGGCTTCCATAGGCTTTCTGGCGGCTTTCTTCGATGGCTTTTAACTCTGTCTCGTACCGTTCCAGTGCCTCGGAAAGAGGCCGTACCAGA
This window harbors:
- the rmuC gene encoding DNA recombination protein RmuC — translated: MTTVLTERDFLFFALGLLIGGALSWAISRVRWLTELVRRETQKQSLESLVSELREELQRHQSELAQQQELAHQQAQARLEAQTRWELAQKQLEEQRQLLEEAKNRLVDTFKALSADALQRNNQAFLELARQSLQTLLTEAKGELGQKEQALQALVRPLSEALERYETELKAIEESRQKAYGSLEEQLRRLLSVSDELRRETNQLVSAFRSPQVRGRWGELTLRRAAELAGMSAHCDYIEQPSLGGPGNRLRPDMVISLPSGREVVVDAKLPLDAYLDSLSKTSEEARAEALSRHARQLRDHIRALSEKGYWQTLANSPEFVVLFVPNDAVLSAALEVEPDLVETAIAQKVVLATPATFIALLRAIAYGWKQEELTRNAQKIAELGRQLYDRLKTFVEHFGDLGRSLERAVESFNRAVGSLETRVLPSARRFQELGVIGDEPISELNPVTASPRDTGNQEEQPNSEGGATSSSKP